A region of Reichenbachiella carrageenanivorans DNA encodes the following proteins:
- a CDS encoding globin, with protein MLTEEQLNQLKLSYGRCTVSPKFFDDFYQIFFASSPAIQERFKNTDMEAQKALLRHGLSHLIKFAVGSHAAELKVNRLAESHDRTHMDIPAWMYEKWIESLIKAISIHDKKINDRLIDQWNQTMQVGINYMIAKY; from the coding sequence ATGCTTACAGAAGAACAATTAAACCAACTTAAACTCAGCTATGGGAGATGTACGGTTTCCCCTAAATTTTTCGATGATTTTTATCAAATTTTTTTCGCTTCGTCTCCAGCGATTCAAGAACGATTTAAAAACACGGATATGGAGGCTCAAAAGGCTTTGTTAAGGCATGGGTTGTCTCATTTGATCAAATTTGCAGTAGGCAGTCATGCAGCGGAACTAAAGGTAAATCGATTGGCGGAATCGCACGATCGCACACATATGGATATACCTGCTTGGATGTACGAAAAATGGATTGAGTCCCTCATTAAGGCCATTTCTATACACGATAAAAAAATCAATGATCGCCTGATTGATCAATGGAATCAAACCATGCAGGTTGGGATTAATTATATGATTGCTAAGTATTAA
- a CDS encoding FAD:protein FMN transferase, which translates to MQKRRILLMVLAVGVLVLYRQINPIKTLILQHVTGTTMGTIPYSIKYIAAQEDDYKKEIDSILVALNQSLSTYIPDSEISRFNQNDTIIFESGFMHPVLQMSKEIFENSGGAYDPTIGPLIDAWGFGPKKKSSLDSTIVDSLLQVVGFEQVTFDESSAHKPAHTSLSFSASAKGYALDVIADFLKSQNIDHYMIEIGGEVRCQGQNQNQTVWKIGIETPEMSQTVGHPFATVFVKNRSLATSGNYRNYYKENDRIISHTISPFTGYPISHHLLSASIFANNCTIADGYATACMVLGLEESIRMIEKLNGVDAFFIYSETDGTLKSYATAGIRSQIEILP; encoded by the coding sequence ATGCAAAAAAGACGAATTTTATTGATGGTATTGGCCGTAGGGGTTTTGGTTCTTTATCGTCAGATCAACCCCATCAAAACCCTAATATTGCAGCATGTAACTGGTACCACAATGGGTACCATTCCCTATTCCATCAAATACATCGCAGCACAAGAGGATGATTACAAAAAGGAAATCGATTCGATTCTAGTTGCTTTGAATCAGTCTCTTTCTACCTATATCCCGGATTCCGAAATCTCTCGGTTCAACCAAAATGACACCATCATCTTCGAATCTGGATTTATGCATCCCGTCCTACAGATGAGCAAAGAAATATTCGAAAACAGTGGAGGTGCTTACGACCCCACCATCGGGCCTCTGATAGATGCTTGGGGCTTTGGGCCAAAGAAAAAATCGAGTTTAGACAGTACTATTGTGGATTCATTACTTCAGGTTGTAGGATTCGAACAGGTCACATTCGATGAGTCCTCGGCTCATAAGCCCGCCCACACTTCATTGTCTTTTAGCGCTTCTGCCAAAGGCTATGCTTTAGATGTCATTGCTGACTTTTTGAAATCACAAAACATAGACCATTACATGATCGAGATTGGTGGGGAAGTCCGTTGTCAAGGTCAAAACCAAAATCAAACTGTGTGGAAAATAGGCATCGAAACTCCAGAGATGAGTCAAACTGTAGGCCACCCATTTGCCACCGTGTTTGTAAAAAACCGATCTCTAGCCACTTCTGGCAATTATCGGAATTATTATAAAGAAAATGATCGAATCATCAGCCACACCATCAGTCCTTTCACAGGCTATCCGATTTCGCACCACCTGCTAAGTGCGTCCATTTTCGCAAACAATTGCACAATCGCCGATGGCTATGCGACGGCTTGTATGGTGCTAGGCCTGGAGGAGTCTATTCGTATGATAGAAAAACTAAACGGAGTGGATGCTTTCTTTATATACTCAGAAACTGACGGAACACTAAAGTCCTACGCCACAGCAGGCATTCGGTCTCAAATAGAAATCTTACCTTAA
- a CDS encoding MATE family efflux transporter translates to MTSLIQTLQKGYKYFLIALKGEETEFTTGSINKAIFLLSVPMVLEMIMESLFAVVDVFFVGKVSVDAVATVGLTESVVMIVYSVAIGLSMAATAVVARRIGEKNPKKAGDAAFQSILIAVSISIVVSIFGIIYAEDILRMMGGTEQLIAQGAGYTRVMLGGNASIMLLFLINGIYRGAGDASMAMRSLWIANGLNIVLDPIFIFGLGPIPGFGVEGAAIATTIGRSTGVFYQLVGLFGGQRIIKLTIENVKVQWQTIRRIFDIAAGGMGQFLIESASWIFLVRIISEFGSAALAGYTIAFRIIVFTILPSWGMANAAATLVGQNLGAGKPERAESSVWKTAHLNTAFLFVVSIVFFWFAQEFVGIFSNEPVVKEHGALALRVICVGYITFAYGMVISQGFNGAGDTKTPVVMNIIFFWLIQIPLAYTLAIYLNYGFLGAMISVAVAFALHALACIYWFRKGKWKLVKV, encoded by the coding sequence ATGACAAGTTTGATCCAAACCCTTCAAAAAGGGTATAAATATTTTCTTATTGCCCTAAAGGGTGAAGAAACAGAATTCACTACCGGCAGCATCAACAAGGCCATATTTTTATTGTCCGTGCCGATGGTTTTAGAAATGATTATGGAATCATTGTTCGCCGTGGTCGATGTGTTTTTCGTGGGTAAAGTCAGTGTAGACGCAGTAGCTACGGTAGGGCTTACCGAATCCGTAGTCATGATTGTATATTCTGTAGCCATAGGTTTGAGTATGGCTGCCACGGCTGTAGTGGCCCGACGCATCGGGGAGAAGAATCCCAAAAAAGCAGGCGATGCGGCTTTTCAATCTATACTTATTGCGGTTTCGATCTCGATCGTCGTGAGCATATTTGGTATCATCTACGCGGAGGATATCCTGCGCATGATGGGAGGCACTGAGCAGCTGATTGCTCAGGGGGCTGGCTATACCCGAGTGATGCTCGGCGGCAATGCCAGTATCATGCTGCTCTTTCTGATCAATGGCATCTATCGTGGTGCAGGTGATGCGTCTATGGCGATGCGGTCGCTGTGGATTGCCAATGGGTTGAATATAGTGCTTGACCCAATATTCATTTTTGGCTTGGGTCCCATTCCGGGTTTTGGTGTGGAGGGCGCTGCTATAGCGACCACGATTGGCAGATCTACGGGTGTTTTTTACCAGCTCGTTGGTTTGTTTGGTGGCCAGCGTATCATCAAACTGACGATCGAAAACGTGAAAGTACAATGGCAAACCATCAGAAGGATATTCGACATCGCCGCAGGAGGCATGGGACAATTTTTGATCGAGTCGGCCAGCTGGATATTTCTTGTTCGGATTATTTCTGAATTTGGCAGTGCCGCATTGGCGGGATATACCATCGCGTTTAGAATCATTGTTTTCACCATACTGCCCTCTTGGGGCATGGCCAATGCCGCAGCTACGCTAGTGGGTCAGAATTTGGGCGCGGGCAAACCAGAGAGAGCCGAAAGCTCCGTATGGAAAACGGCGCACCTCAACACTGCGTTTTTGTTTGTGGTTTCTATTGTATTTTTCTGGTTTGCTCAAGAGTTTGTGGGTATTTTCTCCAACGAGCCAGTAGTCAAAGAGCATGGTGCTTTGGCACTGCGCGTGATTTGTGTGGGTTACATCACCTTTGCCTATGGGATGGTGATCAGCCAAGGCTTCAATGGCGCTGGAGATACCAAAACACCGGTGGTGATGAACATTATCTTTTTCTGGCTCATACAGATTCCGCTAGCCTATACACTGGCTATTTATCTGAATTATGGATTTCTGGGAGCCATGATCTCTGTAGCCGTAGCCTTTGCGCTGCACGCGCTGGCTTGCATCTATTGGTTTAGAAAAGGCAAGTGGAAATTGGTGAAGGTATAA
- a CDS encoding M3 family metallopeptidase, with protein sequence MSSNNPLLQSFSTPFGVPPFAQIQLDHYQPGIEQLIEKSRAEIQLIAENEEAPSFENTIVALERSGRGLDQAAEIFFNLNSAETSDEMQALANSISPLLTEFGNEIMQNEQLFARVKVVYDTQSGLSLDKEDHMLLRKTYLGFVRSGANLSEADKKKYSALSNALAMASLKFGENVLAETNGYELLIESEEDLVGLPEGAIDAAALAAEEKGHKGMWLFTLQAPSFLPFMEYVENRELREKMYKAYMSKAFKGDEFDNQEIVKEIVRLRFEMAQLLGYDNYADYVLEERMAEKPQKVKDFLNDLLEKALPKAKEEVEELKAYVKKLGDDITLERWDWAFYSQKLKNEKYQLDDEMLRPYFQLEKAVDGIFQVAQKLYGLTFKKNDDIPVYHKDVQAYEVEDESGKHISVFYADFFPRSGKRGGAWMTSYRGQWKTEADHRPVVSIVCNFTPPSATKPSLLTYNEVETLFHEFGHALHGMLADGKYSSLSGTSVYWDFVELPSQILENWLMEKECLDLFASHYQTGASIPADLIEKIKASSNYHEAYQTLRQISFGLMDMAWHSLSKENIDVADVAAFEQTAMQQTDLFNPIPGTCMSTQFSHIFQGGYAAGYYSYKWAEVLDADAFSVFKEKGLFDSVTAKSFKENILSKGGSEHPMELYKRFRGQEPTVDALLERSGLKA encoded by the coding sequence ATGTCTAGTAACAATCCTCTTTTACAGTCTTTTAGTACTCCGTTTGGTGTGCCTCCGTTTGCTCAAATTCAACTTGATCATTACCAACCTGGTATCGAACAATTAATCGAGAAATCACGGGCAGAAATACAGCTCATTGCTGAAAATGAGGAAGCGCCAAGTTTTGAGAATACCATAGTTGCCCTAGAGCGAAGTGGCCGAGGGTTGGATCAGGCGGCAGAGATATTTTTTAATCTCAACTCTGCAGAGACTTCAGACGAGATGCAAGCTTTGGCCAATAGCATTTCGCCATTGCTCACCGAGTTTGGGAACGAAATCATGCAAAACGAGCAATTGTTTGCACGAGTCAAAGTCGTATATGATACGCAGTCTGGCCTGAGCCTCGACAAGGAAGATCACATGCTGCTTCGAAAAACCTATTTGGGATTTGTCCGCAGTGGAGCCAATCTTAGCGAAGCAGACAAGAAAAAATATAGTGCCCTTTCCAATGCCCTTGCAATGGCCTCCTTGAAGTTTGGTGAAAACGTACTAGCCGAAACCAATGGCTATGAACTCCTTATTGAAAGTGAGGAAGATCTGGTGGGATTGCCAGAGGGAGCTATCGATGCTGCGGCGCTAGCTGCAGAGGAAAAAGGCCACAAAGGTATGTGGCTCTTTACGTTACAGGCACCTAGTTTTCTTCCATTTATGGAATATGTGGAAAACCGTGAGCTCAGAGAAAAAATGTACAAAGCCTACATGTCGAAGGCTTTCAAAGGTGATGAATTCGACAATCAGGAAATAGTGAAGGAGATCGTTCGGTTACGATTCGAAATGGCACAACTGCTCGGCTACGACAATTATGCCGACTATGTGCTAGAAGAGCGTATGGCCGAAAAACCGCAAAAGGTCAAAGACTTTTTGAATGACCTGCTGGAAAAGGCATTGCCCAAAGCCAAAGAAGAGGTAGAAGAACTAAAAGCTTATGTGAAGAAACTGGGCGACGACATCACGCTGGAGCGATGGGACTGGGCATTTTATTCTCAAAAACTAAAGAATGAAAAATACCAGCTCGACGATGAAATGCTGCGTCCTTATTTCCAATTGGAAAAGGCGGTAGATGGCATTTTTCAGGTGGCTCAGAAACTGTATGGGTTGACATTCAAAAAGAATGACGACATTCCGGTCTATCATAAAGACGTGCAGGCCTACGAAGTAGAGGACGAATCGGGCAAGCACATTTCGGTATTTTATGCGGACTTTTTCCCTAGATCGGGCAAAAGAGGAGGCGCTTGGATGACCTCCTATCGCGGGCAATGGAAAACAGAGGCCGATCACAGACCAGTAGTGTCCATCGTTTGCAATTTCACCCCGCCGTCGGCTACTAAGCCCTCGCTGCTTACTTACAACGAGGTGGAGACTTTATTTCACGAGTTTGGCCATGCCTTACATGGTATGCTGGCAGATGGAAAATACAGCTCATTGAGTGGCACGAGCGTATATTGGGATTTTGTGGAGCTGCCTTCCCAGATATTAGAAAACTGGCTGATGGAAAAAGAATGTTTGGATCTTTTTGCTAGCCACTATCAAACGGGAGCGTCTATTCCTGCGGATTTAATCGAAAAGATAAAAGCCTCGTCCAATTATCACGAAGCCTATCAGACGCTTCGCCAGATCAGTTTTGGACTGATGGATATGGCGTGGCACTCACTATCTAAAGAAAACATTGACGTAGCTGACGTGGCTGCTTTTGAACAGACTGCTATGCAGCAAACAGATTTATTCAACCCGATACCAGGGACGTGTATGAGCACACAGTTTAGCCACATTTTTCAGGGAGGATATGCCGCGGGGTATTACAGTTATAAGTGGGCTGAAGTGTTAGATGCCGATGCATTTTCTGTCTTCAAAGAGAAAGGGTTATTTGATTCTGTTACTGCAAAATCTTTCAAAGAAAACATTTTATCTAAAGGAGGGAGTGAGCACCCCATGGAACTGTATAAAAGGTTTCGTGGTCAAGAACCCACGGTGGATGCACTGCTAGAACGAAGCGGATTAAAGGCCTAA
- a CDS encoding ZIP family metal transporter codes for MIVNSIVLFLSALVGGLYALRVTKTKASEVKSILVFAGSFLFSITIVHILPELFETHKNQFHIGMFILGGFFFQQILEYFTNGVEHGHMHVHKHDKEHSVWSGVSLMAALCMHSFLEGTILAHPEVVHSGHSQGSLLTGVVLHKIPAALALMTVLACQYDKRKTQLILLFIFALASPLGVLAGHWIVPIGLFSEDGLVMLFAFVAGNFLHISTTIFIESSPEHRWNSKKLLISIFGAGLAILAEVFS; via the coding sequence ATGATAGTCAATTCTATTGTCCTGTTTTTATCAGCCTTAGTAGGCGGATTATACGCCTTGCGGGTCACCAAAACCAAGGCGTCTGAGGTCAAAAGCATACTGGTATTTGCAGGTTCTTTCCTGTTTTCTATTACCATCGTCCACATTCTGCCCGAGCTATTCGAAACCCACAAAAACCAATTCCATATCGGGATGTTTATTTTGGGTGGTTTTTTCTTTCAGCAGATCTTAGAGTATTTCACCAATGGCGTAGAGCATGGTCATATGCATGTGCACAAACACGACAAAGAGCATTCGGTCTGGTCGGGCGTATCACTGATGGCTGCACTATGCATGCATAGCTTTTTAGAAGGCACCATACTAGCACACCCAGAAGTGGTACATAGTGGGCATAGCCAAGGCTCCTTGCTCACAGGCGTAGTCTTACACAAAATCCCTGCAGCACTTGCGCTAATGACTGTGCTGGCTTGTCAGTATGACAAAAGGAAAACACAACTAATTCTTCTTTTTATTTTTGCCTTAGCTTCACCGCTGGGTGTATTGGCTGGACACTGGATAGTACCTATAGGTTTATTTAGCGAAGACGGTCTGGTCATGCTATTTGCCTTCGTAGCAGGCAATTTTCTACACATCTCTACTACGATATTCATCGAGTCGAGTCCTGAGCATCGCTGGAATTCCAAAAAATTATTAATCAGTATATTCGGAGCAGGGCTGGCCATACTTGCGGAGGTATTTTCTTAA
- the hisG gene encoding ATP phosphoribosyltransferase: MSKLKIAVQKSGRLNEESIGLLKNCGIHIDNGKDQLKASATNYPLEVLYLRNGDIPQYVEDGVADLAIVGENLLVESQNDIEVVRKLGFSKCKLSLAVPKDVDYEGVQFFEGKKIATSYPNTLTQYLKNNNVNAEIHLIKGSVEIAPNIGLAEGICDLVSSGSTLFKNGLKETDTILTSEACLVKSKKLTSEQNALLDTLLFRLDAVQKGKKSKYVLMNVPNDKLDIVINLLPGMRSPTVLPLAEEGWSSVHSVIEEGEFWEVIDQLKIAGAEGLLIVPIEKMVL, from the coding sequence ATGAGTAAACTAAAAATCGCAGTTCAGAAATCAGGTAGGTTAAACGAAGAATCAATAGGTCTTCTTAAGAACTGTGGCATCCACATCGACAACGGCAAAGACCAACTCAAAGCCAGTGCGACAAATTATCCACTCGAAGTACTTTATTTGAGAAATGGCGACATCCCGCAATACGTGGAAGATGGCGTAGCAGACTTGGCTATAGTAGGAGAAAACCTACTGGTAGAAAGTCAAAATGACATCGAAGTAGTAAGAAAATTAGGTTTTTCTAAATGCAAGTTATCACTCGCTGTGCCAAAGGATGTGGACTATGAAGGGGTTCAGTTTTTCGAAGGCAAAAAAATAGCCACTTCCTACCCAAACACGCTCACCCAATACCTCAAAAACAACAACGTAAACGCCGAAATCCACTTGATCAAAGGATCGGTCGAGATCGCCCCAAACATCGGCCTAGCAGAAGGCATCTGTGATTTAGTCAGCTCTGGCAGTACGCTCTTCAAAAACGGATTGAAAGAAACCGACACCATACTTACTTCCGAGGCTTGCTTAGTCAAAAGCAAAAAACTAACCTCCGAACAAAATGCGCTACTAGACACTCTACTGTTCAGACTCGATGCCGTACAAAAAGGCAAAAAATCTAAGTACGTACTGATGAACGTGCCCAACGACAAACTCGACATAGTAATCAATCTTTTGCCCGGCATGCGCAGCCCAACTGTACTACCTTTGGCAGAAGAAGGATGGAGCTCCGTACACTCAGTAATCGAAGAAGGTGAATTTTGGGAGGTAATCGATCAACTCAAAATAGCTGGGGCAGAAGGACTCTTAATTGTTCCAATAGAAAAAATGGTATTATGA
- the queG gene encoding tRNA epoxyqueuosine(34) reductase QueG: protein MVNRTKLTQLIKQKSAEEGFQFCGVAKAEFLEDEAPKLENWLNQGMHGEMAYMANHFDKRLDPTKLVEGAKTVISLLYNYYPEKDLNEGKEVKIAKYAFGKDYHYIIKPKLKTVLQAITEQVGEVDARVFVDSAPVHERAWAAKAGLGWVGKNSLLINRSMGSFFFLAEIILDVELDYDGPIKDYCGTCSACMDACPTDAIPAPYVVDGSKCISYLTIELKNEIPKAFEGQMEGWAFGCDICQDVCPWNRFSKPHQEKDFAPNGKLGEMKRVDWDEMTEELFREIFKGSAVKRTKFSGLKRNLDFLKKK from the coding sequence ATCGTGAACCGCACCAAACTCACCCAACTGATCAAACAAAAATCCGCTGAAGAAGGATTCCAATTTTGCGGTGTGGCTAAGGCGGAGTTTTTGGAAGACGAAGCGCCCAAATTAGAAAATTGGCTCAATCAAGGCATGCACGGAGAGATGGCCTACATGGCCAATCACTTCGACAAGCGCCTCGACCCGACCAAGCTCGTAGAGGGAGCCAAAACGGTGATTTCATTGCTCTACAATTATTACCCCGAAAAAGACCTGAACGAGGGCAAAGAGGTGAAAATAGCCAAATACGCTTTTGGCAAAGACTATCACTACATCATTAAGCCCAAGCTGAAAACCGTACTCCAAGCTATCACCGAGCAAGTAGGAGAGGTAGACGCTAGAGTATTTGTAGACTCTGCGCCCGTGCATGAGCGTGCTTGGGCAGCTAAGGCGGGACTTGGCTGGGTGGGTAAAAACTCGCTACTCATCAATCGGTCGATGGGCTCTTTTTTCTTCCTTGCCGAAATCATTTTGGATGTGGAGCTCGACTATGATGGGCCGATCAAAGACTATTGCGGCACCTGCTCGGCTTGTATGGATGCCTGTCCTACGGATGCCATTCCTGCGCCCTATGTGGTGGACGGCAGCAAGTGCATCTCGTACCTCACCATCGAGCTCAAAAATGAAATTCCCAAAGCCTTTGAAGGGCAGATGGAGGGCTGGGCTTTTGGCTGCGACATTTGTCAGGACGTATGTCCGTGGAATCGATTTTCGAAGCCACACCAAGAGAAGGATTTTGCTCCAAATGGCAAACTAGGCGAGATGAAAAGGGTGGATTGGGATGAGATGACTGAAGAGCTCTTTCGAGAAATATTCAAAGGCTCGGCCGTGAAGCGCACCAAGTTTTCCGGACTGAAAAGAAACCTTGATTTCTTGAAAAAGAAATAG
- the ruvB gene encoding Holliday junction branch migration DNA helicase RuvB, producing MREDYLNADGEDLNPEEVEFEKALRPLSFDDFTGQAKVVENIKIFVQAAKQREEPLDHVLLHGPPGLGKTTLSHIISNELNSSIKVTSGPVLDKPGDLAGLLTNLEPNDVLFIDEIHRLNAVVEEYLYSAMEDYKIDIMLDSGPSARSVQIGLNPFTLIGATTRSGLLTSPLRARFGINARLEYYDSGLLTSIVKRSSSILGMPIEENAALELARRSRGTPRIANNLLRRTRDFAQIKGNGTITKAITTFALEALDVDAHGLDEMDNRILSTIIEKFKGGPVGISTIATACGEEADTIEEVYEPFLIKEGFLKRTSRGREATELAYKHLKIVPPSRMGTLFD from the coding sequence ATGAGGGAAGATTATTTGAATGCAGATGGGGAAGACCTGAATCCTGAAGAAGTAGAGTTCGAAAAAGCACTACGTCCGCTGTCGTTCGATGATTTTACGGGGCAGGCCAAGGTGGTAGAAAACATCAAAATATTTGTGCAAGCGGCCAAACAGCGGGAAGAGCCGCTAGACCATGTATTGCTCCATGGCCCTCCTGGCTTGGGCAAAACCACCCTCTCGCATATCATCTCCAACGAACTGAATTCGAGTATCAAAGTCACCTCTGGCCCCGTGCTAGACAAGCCTGGCGACCTAGCGGGTCTGCTCACCAACCTAGAGCCTAACGATGTCTTATTCATAGACGAGATCCATCGTCTCAATGCCGTAGTAGAAGAGTACCTCTACTCCGCCATGGAAGATTACAAAATTGATATCATGCTCGACTCGGGGCCAAGTGCACGGTCGGTACAGATCGGGCTCAACCCCTTTACACTTATCGGTGCCACTACCCGTTCGGGTTTGCTCACTTCTCCGCTTCGCGCCAGATTTGGCATCAATGCCCGGTTAGAGTATTATGACTCTGGCTTGTTGACTAGTATTGTAAAAAGGTCTTCGAGTATATTGGGGATGCCTATAGAAGAAAACGCTGCACTAGAACTGGCTAGGCGAAGCCGGGGCACGCCTCGTATCGCCAACAACCTGCTCCGTCGGACACGTGACTTTGCTCAGATCAAAGGCAATGGCACGATCACGAAAGCCATCACGACATTTGCCCTAGAGGCATTGGATGTAGATGCACATGGATTGGATGAGATGGACAACCGTATTCTCTCCACCATTATTGAAAAATTCAAAGGAGGCCCTGTGGGCATCTCCACCATCGCTACGGCCTGTGGCGAGGAGGCAGATACCATCGAAGAGGTCTATGAGCCATTTTTGATCAAAGAAGGTTTTCTCAAGCGTACCAGCCGAGGCAGGGAAGCTACCGAACTAGCCTACAAGCATTTGAAAATAGTACCGCCATCTCGCATGGGTACTTTATTCGACTGA
- a CDS encoding class I SAM-dependent methyltransferase has translation MSEQTNKKEWFDEWFNTIYYHILYKHRDYEEAASFLDHLIDYFKLAPNAKILDLACGKGRHSIYLNKKGFDVTGVDLSEENIKAASASQNDSLRFAVHDMRDVFSLEQFDYVFNLFTSFGYFDSKEENLNVIDATIKSLKPGGMFLLDFLNPYVVVNNLVHEEDKTIENIHFQIRRTYTEDEYIVKNISVDDHGQHFEFQEKVKAIRRTDFLAYFEKIDLKVIDIFGDYELSDYKAEESQRLIFVLEK, from the coding sequence ATGAGCGAGCAAACAAACAAAAAGGAATGGTTTGACGAATGGTTCAATACCATATACTACCACATCTTGTACAAACACAGGGATTACGAAGAAGCAGCTTCTTTTTTGGATCACCTCATCGATTATTTCAAATTAGCACCCAATGCCAAGATATTAGACTTGGCTTGTGGCAAAGGGCGTCATTCGATATATCTAAACAAAAAAGGATTTGACGTAACTGGCGTCGACCTGTCGGAAGAAAATATCAAAGCAGCCAGTGCTAGTCAGAACGATTCCTTACGATTTGCTGTTCATGACATGCGCGATGTATTTAGCCTCGAACAATTTGATTATGTATTCAACCTATTTACCAGTTTTGGCTACTTCGATTCGAAAGAAGAAAACCTGAACGTGATAGATGCTACGATCAAATCATTAAAACCAGGAGGTATGTTTCTGCTTGACTTTTTGAACCCTTATGTAGTGGTCAACAACCTGGTACATGAAGAAGATAAAACAATTGAAAATATTCACTTTCAAATCCGCAGAACATACACCGAGGATGAATACATTGTGAAAAACATCAGTGTAGATGATCACGGTCAGCATTTTGAATTTCAAGAAAAAGTAAAGGCCATCAGACGAACTGATTTTTTAGCGTATTTCGAGAAAATTGATTTGAAAGTAATAGATATCTTTGGAGACTATGAGCTATCCGACTACAAGGCGGAAGAGTCTCAAAGGCTCATTTTTGTTTTAGAAAAATAA